The following is a genomic window from Chloracidobacterium sp..
CCTGACGGCCAATTACCGAGTCGCCGACCCGTCGATATTCGACCTATGCGATGTTGTTTGTTCACGGCTCAAGGATGATCTTGAGACGCGGCAAAGCGTACTGCAAGGCGTTATCTGATAATATTGGAGCGCCGTCAATGATAAGGAGCTACGCAGAGTTCTGGGAATTCTATGTCGAGGAGCACTCGAAACCTTTGACGCGCCTGCTGCACCTTATCGGAACGGTTTTGAGCTCCGCATTGCTTGTCCGGCTGATAGTCGCGGGAACTTGGTATTACTTTCCGCTCTGCCTGCTGATCGGGTACGGTTTTGCTTGGACAGGGCATTTCTTTGTCGAAAGGAATCGGCCGGCGACATTCAAATATCCGCTTTGGTCACTCATTTCGGACTATAAGATGGTCATCTACATGCTGACCGGCAGGATGAACGCCGAGGCCGAACGGATACTCGCTCAAAAGTTAGGCTTTTCACGCTCGAGATAGAGCATCAAGCTAATATCTCGAAGAAAGGAGGATCCTGTAATGCTGCTTGCAAAGAATTGGTGGGCGTTCCTTTTACGCGGGATCATCGCCCTCATTTTCGGGGCCGTCGCGATAATGGCTCCGTCTGTCGCGTTCATCTCACTCGTTCTGGTTTTCGGCATATTTGCGCTTGTTGACGGCATTTTCTCGATAGCGTCGGCCTTTGCGTCAAATGCAAAAAGTGAGAATTGGTGGTGGCTGATGCTCGAAGGCCTTGTCGGTATCTTGATAGGCTTCTTAACGATATTTCAAACATCGGTAATGGGCGATGCGTGGCTTTTCCTTATTGCTGCGTGGGCGATCATCAACGGCGTTTTCAAGGTCGTCGCTGCCGTCAGGCTTCGCAAGGTGATCAAGGGCGAGGTTTGGATGATACTGAGCGGCCTGCTGTCGGTGGCTTTCGGCGTCCTCGTGGCGATGAACCCAGCGTCGGGCGCATTTGCTGTCGGCTTCATCATCGGCATTTACGCATTTCTGTTCGGCATTATGCTGATCCTGCTGTCGATGAAACTGAAAAGATTCTCGGCGCGTTAATGGCAGCGGATATCCGCGGCACACTGCGGTACGGCTTCTTACTTTGACGGCCGTGCTCTGGTAGAATGTGCTTTTTCGGGCAGGAAGATGAAAGAAGTAGCGACCGATATCGTAAACCCCGAGGCACTCAACTCGACCATCGAATTCCTAACTGCGATGGTCACTCCAGCATTGCTCATTTCCGCGACAGGCTCGCTTGTGCTCTCGACATCGACACGCCTCGGCCGAGTCGTCGATCGCGTTCGCCAGTTGGAAGAGCGGCTGTCGGATCTGATCTATCGCGACAACAAGGACGAGATACCGCTTTACGATAAACGCGTCGAGGTCATCGTCGATCTGCTCGACAAGGTTACGAGCCGCTCGCGCATACTTCAGCGGGCGATGGCAACATTCTATTACGGCCTTGGTTTCTTTGTGTTGACAAGCGTGGTGATCGCGGTCGCAGCGTTCTTTAACTCATACCGCTGGGTGCCGATACCGGTCGGCATTATCGGCATTATGTTCATCTTTTGGGGCAGTATGCTAATGCTGCGCGAGACGAGCATGGCAACCGCGACGGTCAATGCTGAGATGGATTTCACATGGGAGCTTGCACGCGAGGTCGCCCCCAAGTCGGTCGCGGTCAAGTACAAGTCGAAGGGCAAGAACAAGGGAATGAGGCCCGCGAAGATCAATGACCGCCGGATACCTGAAGCTCCTAGCGGAGAATGAACTCAAGTGCCGAGTGGCGGCTCTCGAGGATCTTTTGCGCTCCTGCACTGTCTGTCCGAAGGATTGCGGCAACGACCGTTTGAAAGACCAGATCGCGGCGTGTTATTCCGGCCGTTTGCCGATCGTTTCGAGCTACACGGCCCACTTCGGCGAGGAGCCTGTTTTGAGCGGGACGCGAGGCACGGGAAACATCTTCTTCGGCAACTGCAATCTCCGGTGCGTTTATTGTCAAAATTATCAGATATCGCAAACCTGGAAAGTGCAGCGTAAGAATGAGGTTACGCATGAGCGCCTCGCCGAGATGATGCTCGAACTTCAGGCGCACGGCTGCCACAACATCGGCTTCGTTTCGCCGACGCATTTCGCTCCGCAGATGGCGCGTGCCGTGATGATCGCGGCTGAGCGCGGGCTTCGGCTACCGATCATTTATAACACTAATGCTTACGATTCGGTCGAGGTGCTGCGACTGCTCGAGGGCATCGTTGACATATACTTGCCCGATCTGAAATATGCCGATCCAGACGCCGGTTTTCAGTACTCAAAGGTGCGTAATTATGCGCGATACGCCCGCACGGCAATAAAAGAAATGCACCGCCAAATGGGTAGCGAACTCGTCTTCGACGAAGAAGGCATCCTGCGGCACGGCCTTCTAATTCGCCTCCTCGTTCTGCCGAACGATATTGCGGGGCTTGCCGAGAATCTGCGTTGGATCCGCGATGAACTCGGCCCGAAAACCGCTATATCACTGATGGCACAGTACTATCCAACCAACAAAGCAGCCTCTGATCCGCGTTACATTTTGCTCTCGCGTCGCATCAGCGAAGGCGAATGGTTCGAGGCCGTTTCCTTGCTCGACGAGATCGGTATGGAAGAAGGCTTTATGCAGGAATACGAGTCCGCCTCGCATTACTACCGCCCGGATTTCACCGACAAGGAAAAGCCGTTCAAGGATATAAGGGATTTTGAATAAAGGTCATGACCATCATGGCATAGCACGAATGAAACAAGGTGATAGAGCACCGGATTTTACGCTAAAGGATGGCGACGGGAACGATTGGACGCTGAGCGATCGTCGCGGACGGACGGTTGTGCTGCTTTTCTATCCGGGCGACGATACGCCCGTGTGCACACGGCAGCTTTGCTCAGTGCGTGATAACTGGCAGGCGTACGAAGCGACGGGGGCAGAGGTCATCGGCATTTCGACCGACAGCACGGCGTCGCACGACGCATTTACTGCGAAATATTCGCTCCCGCTAACGCTGCTGTCGGATCCGAATGCAGATGTTTCCCGCGTGTACGGAATGAAAAGCTGGCTGCCGGGCCGCTCGGCACGAGGCGTTGTTGTGATCGACCGCACCAGCCGCATCGCCTATCACAAAGTGCAGCCGCTGAGCCTCTTTCGGCCCAGCGATGCAGACGTCATCGAGGCGATAAAATGTGCGGACGCGGGCGGTTCGTGGTAGCATCGAACTATGGCTCTTTTTAGTAATAAGTTCGTTTGCAAGCGTTGCGGTAACAAGGGCGAACAGCTCAAGGCGGCGCCGGTGCCGAATGAGATCGGCCGGCGTATAGTTGACGAGATATGCACGGGATGCTGGCAGGCGTGGCTGCAAAAGCAGACACAGTTGATCAACCACTTCGGGATCGACGTAATGGATCCGAAGGCTCAACAATTCCTTTTCGACAATTTGAAGGGCTTTCTGTTCGATGAGGGCGCGCCCGGCGTTCCGCTAACACAGATCGATACTTCCAAGAAGGGGAATATCAGTTGGTAGCAATGATGCAGCCGACGGCCGAAATGCAGTTTGTCGGGTGAAACGGCCGTGTTATGGATCTGCTGAGCGAAGACCTCGACATAGCAAAGGTCACGGCCGCACAATTCGACACGCTTCTTGCAAATGGCTGGCGTCATTTCGGGACGCGCTTCTACCGCTATAATTGGCAGGTGTATGAGCGGAGGCTCGTTCGCGTTATGGCGTTGCGAATACGGCTCAGTTCGTTCCGCCAAAAGCGCAGCCAGCGGCGTGTACTCACACGCAATGCCGACCTTGAGGTCTCGATCACACCGCCGGTCATCGATGCCGAGGTCGAGACTCTTTTTCATCGCCATAAGCTGCGCTTCAAGGAGCATATTCCCGAAAGCATCTTCGAGTTCATCGCCCCGAACGAGGCCGCTTCGCCGACAACGCTGCGGCTCATAACCGCTCGCGATCTCGAAGGGCGTCTCGTCGGAGCAAGTTTCTTCGATCTCGGCGAAGTGAGCCTGTCGGCCATTTACAGTTGTTTTGATCCGGAACAGACACGCCGCAGCCTCGGTATCTTTCTGGTACTCAAAGGCATCGAGTATGCGATCGAGAGCGATAAGCTCTTCTACTATCACGGGTACGCATTCGATGTACCGTCCTTTTACGACTATAAAAAACGCTTTACCGGCGTCGAAAGATTCAACTGGAACGGCTCCTGGGAGCCGCTCCAAGCGTATCCGCGCTAAGCAAACAGGATCGCGTGCTATTCGGCCGACGCTGTTGTTATCTTCATCGAGAAGCGGGTGAGTTCGCGTTTATAGAACTTGTACTCGGCGATATAGCGAAAGGCCGCTGTGCTGTCCGGCACTTTTATATCGTCGAATTGAAATCGCAGCAGATCGACCTTGCCTGTTGTTGTGTGTTCGAGGGGCCGGCCTTTTTTCTTCAAGATATCGTTCGGGCCGATACTGTTTGTCCGCGTGAGGTTCGGGATGCCGACAAGCAGCGAGACGGCCATATCGCGGCCCGATTGATGATTGCCTACAAAGACATTCGATTCGGTAAGGAAGCGGCCGAATTTCTCGGCGACAAAGTGCCTGTTCCGATAATCATCGCCTACCTCGTAAACCTCGAGTGCGGTTATAAAATACGGCTCATCGAGTGAGGCGGAAGTGAGCTTCAGCACGCTTGTTGCCCGCGAATTATAGAAATAATATGTGCAGGTCCCTTCGTCGGTGCGCGGCTGGTAGCCGTCAAGGAACTTCTTTGCCGACTCGCGGTCGCCGAGCTTGACGCCCGCGACGGACATATCGGGCACACCCGCAGTTGCTTGGGCTGATAGGGTACCTGCAATGCTCAAAGAAAACAGTAGCGAAACGATAAAATAAGAAAAGGAAATTCTCATTCTGGCCTCCCTGTCCGAGGATCCAACGCAGGCGGCAACGAAGGCCGCCCCGATATGTATAACAAATTTTAACAGATATTAACAGTGTCGAGCAATGATTATTTCAGTTCGGCCTTTGTCCATTTGAGATCGCTGTTCAGATCGCGGAAATGATCGAGCATCGGCAGAAAAGCCGTCGTCGTCTCGCTGACATTGCTCATAACGGTGCGTTTGCCGGCAGTGTGCGTCGCGGTGATCGACGTGTTGCCGGCGGTCAAGCTCATTCCGTCACGCCATTCCCTGAACGCCTCATTATCGGCGATCTTTTTTGCAAGCTCGGCAAATCGATCGGGCGTGAGGCTTGCCGTCGAACGTGTCTCCTCGACAAGATCTTTACGTTTTTCGGCCTTGTTCCAACGGCGAATGGTAACGACCCGTTCGGCGCTTCCGTCGCGGTTAACCGTCATCATGTAATCGCAAGGCGATTCGCTGCTCATGAAGCCGTCATCATTGCCGAAGTACTCGTTATAGGTCTTCGCGCACTTGTCACCCTTTGGGAAAAAGCCTCGGTACACGGTCACGAGTTTCAGCTCGGAGATATTATCGGCAGCGATCGGCGCGGCCCCTGGCTCGCCCGGCGGCGTTCGCTCGTGCTGCGGGGGCGCTTCCCGATCACCGCCGTTGATATTTGGCGCCGTTCTATCGGTATAAGCACCGCACGCGTCGGCGATAACGACAACACCCGCGGCTGCGATCAGCATTGTTATAAGTACGTTTCGTCCGCTCATTGAAAGGTGATTCACGCGGTCGCGGATCGTCAGAAGCTCAGCACAAGCTCGCCGCCTTTCGCATCCGCGGAGACGCTGCCGCCATCCGTTAGTCTGCCGAAGAGGATCTCATGCGCGAGCGGCTGTTTGACCTTTTCGTGGATGAGGCGAGCCATAGGCCTCGCGCCGTAACGTGCATCGAAGCCGTTCTCGGCGAGCCACTCGCGGGCGCCGTCGGTCAGCGTTATATTGACGCGCTTTTCGGCAAGCTGTGCGTTCAGCTCGCGTATGAACTTATCGACGACGAGTTTGATGACTTCGGTATCGAGCGGTTTGAACGCGACCCACGCATCGAGCCGGTTGCGGAATTCCGGCGTGAAGGTACGCTCGATCGCACCTTTCGCGCTTCCCTTTGTCTCGGTCGAATTCCTAAAGCCGACGCCGCCAGATGAAAGTTCACGCGCGCCGGCATTCGTCGTCATGATCAAGATAACGTTGCGGAAATCGGCTTTCTTGCCGTTATTGTCGGTAAGCGTGGCTGAGTCCATCACTTGGAGCAGCAGGTTGAAAAGATTCGGATGAGCCTTTTCGATCTCGTCGAGGACAAGGACGGCGTGCGGTGTACGCATTATCGCCTCGGTCAGCAGCCCGCCTTGGTCAAAGCCGACGTATCCCGGCGGAGCACCGATCAGCCTTGAGACCGTGTGCGGTTCGGCATATTCGCTCATATCAAAGCGAATGAACTCGATTCCGAGTATCTCAGCAAGCTGTTTTGAAACTTCTGTCTTACCGACGCCGGTCGGGCCTGAGAAAAGGAATGAGCCGACGGGTTTCGTTTCATGCCCGATGCCCGCGCGTGAGATCTGTATCGCGTCAACGATCGCATCAATGGCCTCATCCTGGCCGTAGATGATCTTCTTGATGTCCGCGCGAAGCGTTTTGAGTCGTACCTTCTCATCGGCAACCACCGATCTCGGCGGTATCTTTGCCATTCGGGCGATGGTCCGCTCTACCATTGCCACGGAAACGCGTTTCGGACGCCGTGCTGCGGGCATCAGTTTTACCGAAGCGCCGACCTCGTCGATAACGTCGATAGCTTTGTCAGGCAAAAAGCGGTCGTTTATGTACTTTCCGGCAAGTTCGGCAGCCGTGTGCAGGGCATCGGACGTATATTTAACTCCGTGATGCTCTTCGTAGAATCCCTTGAGGCCCTTTAGGATCTCGACGGTTTCTTCGACGGAAGGTTCGTTGATGTCGATCCGCTGAAAACGCCGCGCCAATGCTCGGTCGCGGTCGAATGCTGCCTTGTACTCGGCATGCGTGGTCGAACCGATACAGCGGAGCTCGCCCGCGGCAAGGGCGGGCTTCAAAATATTCGACGCATCCATCGAGCCGCCTGAGACCGAGCCTGCTCCGACGATGGTGTGTATCTCGTCAATGAACAGGATCGCATTTTCGTGCTCCTTCAGCTCATTTATTATCGCCTTGAAACGCTGCTCAAAATCGCCGCGAAACCGCGTGCCAGCAAGGACCGCGCCCATGTCCAAAGCAAAGACCTCGGCGTCGCGGAGCACATCCGGCACATCGCCCGTGCTGATCTTCAATGCAAGGCCCTCAGCAAGGGCCGTCTTGCCTACGCCCGGCTCGCCGACATAGAGCGGATTGTTCTTTTTTCGGCGGCAAAGCACCTGCACGGTACGTTCGATCTCCGCCTCGCGTCCGACAAGCGGATCGATCTCGCCGGCTTTTGCCCTCGCTACAAGTTCAACGGTAAAGCTCTCGAGCGGTCGCCGCGAAGGCGCCGGTGCGGGGCCGTCGTCGGCATAATCCTCGGCGCTCTCGAACGGATAATGCTCGTCATTCATTATCCGCTTTGAGATGCCGTGCGATATGTAATTAAGTACGTCGAGCCGCGTAATTCCTTGCTGTAAAAGCATATAGACCGCGTACGACTGGCCGTTCTGATAGAGCGAGACGAGGATATTGCCGCCGTCAACCGACTTTTGGCCGCTGCTTTCGGCCTGGAGCACCGCGTGCGAGATCGTCGATTGAAAAGTGCTCGTCAGCTCGGGCAGCGTGGTTTCGTCAAAAAGATTTTTTTCAAGGACGTTCTCAAAATAATCGTCAAGCGAGCGCTTGAGCTTTCCGATGTCCGCCCCGCACTCCAGGAGGATCTCGCTCGCCGTATTGTCGAACAAGAGGACGTACAGAAGGTGCTCGATCGTAACGAACTCATGGCTGTGCTTGACCGCAGCATCGACCGCGGCACTGATCGTTTCTTCTACATCACGCGTCAACATCTGAGAAATTCCAAAATTAGTTTACCCGATTTTGCGAGGAAATGCCGACTAAATGATCCGCACGCCCTGCCGGCCGACTTGCGAGGTGTAAATGTCGAACTCGATATCCGTAGTCTTATAAACATCACGCATCGCACCCGCAACTTCGTTCGCGGTCTCTGCGGCATCGCACAGCATAAAGACCGAAGGGCCGGAACCTGAGATGCCGCCGCCCATCGCTCCCGCCTCGAGACCGGCGGCCTTAAGCTCGGCGAATTTCGGTATCAGGCGCTGGCGTACCGGCTCGATAACAACGTCCTCCATCGATCGTGCTATCAGGTCAAGGTCGCCGCTCATCAGGCCGGCGACGAACGCGCCGAGGTTACTCCAATTCCGCACGGCATCCGCAAGCGGCACTTCACGCGGCAGTATTGCACGGGCGTCGCTGGTCTTGATCTCGATCTGCGGATGGATGACGCATGCCCAAAGAGCAGGGAATTCAAGCTCGACGACGTCCAGCGGGTCGGCAGAGCGTACAAGGGTGAAGCCTCCGTAGGTACACGGTGCCGCGTTGTCGGCGTGCCGCGAACCGGATGCAAGCAACTCGCCTTCCATTGCGAACTTTACAAGCTCGGCTTTGACGAAACGCCTGTCGATCAGTTCATTTGCCGCAGCGACCGCTCCGCACGAGCTTGCCGAACTCGAACCGATGCCGCTGCCGGGCCTTATTCCCTTGCGTATCGCGATCTCGAAGCCATGCTCGACGCCGGCCTCGTCAGCAAGAGCCTGAACCGCAACGCCCGCAACATTCTTTGCCGGATCGGTCGGCAGGGCGCTGTCGTCCAGATTTACTATTGTGATGCCGCGTTCGCTTACCTTTCTGACCGTGATCTCATCGAACGGCTCTTCCAACGCAAATCCCAAGCAGTCAAAGCCGCATACGACATTTGAGACTGTTGCCGGCGATCTGACCGTGATCTGTTCCATATTTCGCAAAGATCGGGTCAGCGTTATATCATTGATGATTTCCGAGAGACTGTCTCGAGCGGAAGAACGCACCCTGAATGTACTACTTTAGCACAAACCGCACATCTGTTGATGTTAGCTTCCGTAAAGCTGTCATAAACGGCCAGCCGGACGACCGCGGGCTGTATTTCCCGTCGGAGATCCCGCACATCGGTGCCGAGTGGTTCGCCCGCATCGGTACGATCTCTGCTGCTCAGGTCGCTTTTGACGTGATCCGCCCTTATGTCGGCGGCGAGATCGCTGATGAAAAGCTTTTTGAGATATGTCGCGAGACGCTTGAAATGGACATTCCGCTGGTGCCGCTCACGGAACGGATTTCATCCCTCGAATTGTTCCACGGGCCGACGCTTGCGTTCAAAGATGTGGGCGCGCGTTTTATGAGCCGCTGCCTCGGTGCGTTTGCAGCGGACGAAGGGCAGAAAACGCTTGTGATCGTGGCCACATCGGGCGATACCGGAGGTGCTGTTGCGGCGGGTTTTTACGGAATTGAAGGCGTTGAGGTCGTAATTCTCTATCCGAAAGGCAAGGTAAGCCGCGTTCAAGAGCTTCAGCTTACAACCTTTGGCGGAAATGTAACTACATTAGAATTACAGGGCTCCTTCGATGACTGCCAGAAGATCGCTAAACAGATCCTTTCAGACGGCGAGATGAGGTCGAAGGCACGCCTTACCTCGGCGAACTCGATAAATGTGGCACGTTGGCTCCCGCAGCAGTTCTATTATTTCCTGGCCGTAAAGCAGTGGCACGGCAGCGAACCGCCGGTGATATCAGTCCCGAGCGGCAATTTCGGTAATCTTGCCGCGGGCGTCCTTGCCCACGCCTCAGGGCTTCCGATCAAGCATTTTATTGCCGCATGCAACGTGAACGATGTCGTACCGCGATTTCTGATCGACGGTGTTTACAGCCCCCGCACGACGATCCCGACGTTATCTAACGCCATGGACGTTGGCGACCCTAGCAATTTTGTACGTATAAGCGAGATATTCGGCGGCGATCTGGAGCGAATACGGGCGGCGATCACGGCATATTCGGTCACCGATGCCGAAATTGTCGATACTATCCGGAATGTGTACTTACAGAGTAATTACATCTTAGATCCGCATGGGGCGGTCGCGTATCGTTCATTGGCAAATTATTTGGACGGTAAGCTGAATGAAGGCGGAATATTTCTGGAAACCGCCCATCCGGTCAAGTTCGACGCGGTTGCTAACACCCTTGGCAACGGCGGAGCCACTCCCGCGAGTGTTGCGGAGCTTGAAAACAAATCGCGGCACAGCATCGAAGTGCCCAATGACGTTGACGCTGTCCGCGATATCATTCTGACAAGATCATGAGAGTACTAAAGTTCGGCGGCTCCTCTGTCGCAAATGCGGCAAACATCCGCAAGGTGATAAACATTGTCCGCAAGGCGGCGGCACAAGGCCCGTGTGGGGTCGTGGTCTCGGCTCTGCAAGGGACGACCGATGATCTGATACGTGCCGGACAGTGTGCAGAACGAGGCGACGACGGCTATATTGAATTGATCAGCAACATCGCGGAACGCCACTATCTTGTGATCCGCGAACTTTTCGGCGAAGACTCGCTGCCTGTCGTACAGGACCTTGTCGAGACGGCGGTCGAGGAGCTGGAGCGCCTTTGTGAAGGCATTCGGCTTGTTCATGAACTGTCGCCGCGGACCCTCGACCGCGTTCTTAGTTTTGGTGAGATCGTTTCGTCCCGCATCCTTTCAGAGCGGCTGGCGGATGAGAAGATAGAGAATATTTGGGCAGACAGCCGCGAACTGATCAAGACCGATTCGACATTCGGCAACGCGACCGTCGATCGCAAACGGACGGAGCACCTGATCCGCGAGCACTTTGCCGAACTTGGCGGTACTCTTCGTGTGATGCCGGGCTTTATCGCGTCTGACGCCGGCGGCAGTACGACGACGCTTGGCCGCGGCGGCTCTGATTATACGGCGGCTATGGTCGCAGCGGCGACCAATGCACACATACTTGAGATCTGGACGGATGTTTCCGGGATGATGACCGCCGACCCGCGTTTCGTCAAGAATGTTCACGAGATCTCGCACCTTACATACCGCGAGGCGATGGAGCTTTCACACTTTGGTGCAAAGGTGATCTATCCGCCGACGATCCAGCCCGTAATGGCAAAGGGAATTCCGATCGCGGTCAAGAATACATTCGCGCCTGACGAGCACGGCACGCTCATCGAATCAGAAAGTTCAGCGGCGACGGAGATGATACGCGGCATATCGAGCATTGACCGCGTTGCGGTTCTCAGCCTCGAAGGCAGCGGCATGGTCGGCATTCCGGGCTTTTCGCGAAGGCTCTTTGACACGCTTTGGCGTGCGAACATCAACGTCATTCTGATCACGCAGAGTTCATCTGAGCATTCAATATGCGTTGCCGTCGAGGACAAATTCACCGAGGTCGCCCGAGCCGCCGTAGATACGGAGTTCGCGTACGAGATCAGTATAGGCAAGCTCGACCCGCTGAGGGCGGACATCGGCTTTTCGATCCTCGCACTCGTCGGCGACCGAATGAAGGAGCACACAGGTGTTTCGGGCCGTATGTTCACTACGCTCGGCCAGAACGGCATAAACATCCATGCGATCGCACAAGGTTCGAGCGAACGCAACATATCGGCGATCATCTCATCGAAGAACGTCCGCAAGGCCGTCAACACGCTGCACGAGGAATTCTTCTCGGACGGCAACAAGCAGGTCAATGTCTTTATCGCGGGTGCGGGCACGGTCGGCAGCCGACTGATAGATCAGATGGGGCGGCAGCATCAGCACCTGATCGACGAGCTGCGTTTGAATGTGCGTGTGCTCGGCATTGCGAACAGCAGGCGTTCGCTTTTCTCGGATGATGCGCTCGACCTTTCGACGGCGGTACGAGACCTCGCCGATGGTCAGCCGATGACGATAGATGAGTTCACGGATGCGATGATCGAGGCCAATAAGCGCAACGCCGTTTTTGTCGATGTAACGGCAAGCGCGGATGTCGTCGCGGCCTATCCCAAGCTACTGAAGAAGAGCATCTCGATAATCGCATGCAACAAGATCGCGGCGTCCTCAGAGTACGCACGTTACGCCGAGCTTCGTGCTTTGGCACGCGAATACGGGGCGAATTTCTTTTTTGAGACGAACGTCGGCGCGGGCCTTCCGGTGATAAACACGCTCGGAGACCTTATGCGAAGCGGCGACCGCATCGACCGGATCGAGGCAGTGCTCTCAGGCACGCTGAATTTTGTTTTCAACCATTACGACGGTACGCGGAGCTTTGCGGAGGTCGTACGGCAGGCGCAGGACGAGGGTTATACCGAGCCTGATCCGCGGCTCGACCTCAGCGGCACGGATGTCGCCCGCAAGATCCTCATACTCGCACGCGAGAGCGGCTACGAACTCGAAATGGAGGATATCGAGAACAGCAGCTTTCTGCCGGGATCGTGTCTCGAAGGCAGTGTTGATGACTTCTATCGCGAGCTTGAGCGGCACGAGGCTCATTTCCGCGGCCTCTTTGACGCGGCGGGCGAACGCGGCGAACGGCTCAAATACATCGCAGCCTTTGACGGAGGAAAGGCATCGGTGGGCCTTCAGTCGATCGGGCCGAAGCATAACTTTGCCAACCTTTCGGGCAAGGACAATGCCGTGCTCTTCTATACAAAACGTTACGCCGACCAGCCGCTTGTGATAAAAGGTGCGGGCGCAGGTGCCGACGTGACCGCCGCGGGCGTCTTTGCCGACATCATCAGAGCCTCCCGATAGATATCCGACGAAAGGCCCGCGCAAAACATTGCGTGAAAGCGAATTTACGAGCAACGGTCCTTAAGTCGCAGCCTTGTGCCGGTCATTCCATTGCGGAATTCACTGATATCCGAGCTCAGACCCGCATCAGATGAAGGCGAAATCGAACTGGGCCTGATGAATATGCTTGTCTGATGTCAGATCGACGCTGCCGAGATATGCTTCGATCTCGTCAAGCACCTCACGTTCGTCGCCGCGAAATGCCGCAGCGACCTCAGGATGCACCCGCAGCGTCGTGTGGCGAATGTCATCAACCGACCGCGAGAGCCTACGCGCCTCCGCGAGTATCTCGTAGCACACCGTAATTGGCGATTTGATCCAACCCGAACCCTCACAGTAGCTGCACGGTGCGCACATCGTCCGCTCAAGCGACTGCTTGACGCGCTTGCGCGTCATAATGATAAGCCCGAAATCATTGAAGGACAGCACCTTTGTCGGCGAACGGTCTGATGCGAGAGCCTCCTGCAGCGCCTGCGAGACCTTGTGCCGATTGCGGCGGTCCTCCATATCGATCAGATCGAGCACGATGATGCCGCCAAGGTCGCGAAGGCGTATTTGCCGTGCGATCTCCTCGACCGCTTCGAGGTTGGTCTTGACGATCGTATCCTCAAGACGCGCGTTGCCCTTGCCTACGAACTTGCCTGTGTTCACGTCGATCGCAACGAGAGCCTCGGTCTGGTTAATGACCAGATAGCCGCCGGACTTGAGCCAAACGCGCGGCTTTAACGCCTTGTCTATCTCTTCCTGAACGCCGTAATACTCGAGTATCGGCTGCTCGCGGGTGTAGAGCTTTATGCGGTTGACCATTCGCGGCTGGATCATGTTGATGAACTCGACCGTGCGTTGATATTCCTCGTCGCTGTCAACACGGATGGCCGTAAAGTCATCCGCAAGCTG
Proteins encoded in this region:
- the thrA gene encoding bifunctional aspartate kinase/homoserine dehydrogenase I, with the translated sequence MRVLKFGGSSVANAANIRKVINIVRKAAAQGPCGVVVSALQGTTDDLIRAGQCAERGDDGYIELISNIAERHYLVIRELFGEDSLPVVQDLVETAVEELERLCEGIRLVHELSPRTLDRVLSFGEIVSSRILSERLADEKIENIWADSRELIKTDSTFGNATVDRKRTEHLIREHFAELGGTLRVMPGFIASDAGGSTTTLGRGGSDYTAAMVAAATNAHILEIWTDVSGMMTADPRFVKNVHEISHLTYREAMELSHFGAKVIYPPTIQPVMAKGIPIAVKNTFAPDEHGTLIESESSAATEMIRGISSIDRVAVLSLEGSGMVGIPGFSRRLFDTLWRANINVILITQSSSEHSICVAVEDKFTEVARAAVDTEFAYEISIGKLDPLRADIGFSILALVGDRMKEHTGVSGRMFTTLGQNGINIHAIAQGSSERNISAIISSKNVRKAVNTLHEEFFSDGNKQVNVFIAGAGTVGSRLIDQMGRQHQHLIDELRLNVRVLGIANSRRSLFSDDALDLSTAVRDLADGQPMTIDEFTDAMIEANKRNAVFVDVTASADVVAAYPKLLKKSISIIACNKIAASSEYARYAELRALAREYGANFFFETNVGAGLPVINTLGDLMRSGDRIDRIEAVLSGTLNFVFNHYDGTRSFAEVVRQAQDEGYTEPDPRLDLSGTDVARKILILARESGYELEMEDIENSSFLPGSCLEGSVDDFYRELERHEAHFRGLFDAAGERGERLKYIAAFDGGKASVGLQSIGPKHNFANLSGKDNAVLFYTKRYADQPLVIKGAGAGADVTAAGVFADIIRASR